The Nitrospinota bacterium genome segment ACCTCAGAGGCTCATTCCACCAAGCTCTTAAAAAGAAATATGCCGGATCGCCTTATAGGCGGTCCGGTCCATCTAAGTTTAACACTTATCAAAGGATACACATTTGAATAAGAAGAATCCAGTCTCTAAAACCCCTATATCTTCTAAGAAATTTGATGAAGATATCGAAGAAGAAATTGGAGAGGTAAAATCAGCTTTTCGAACACTTTCTGGAGGATGGAAAACCACTGCTTACATTATTGCAGTGGCCATGTCTCTTTTTAACATCTGGGTGAATACCTTTGGTGTGATGCCAGGTATCTATCGGAATGCTGTGCATCTCGGTTTTGTCCTTATCCTTATTTTTTTTCTATCTCCCATCTCAAAGAAACATCCACAGCGATTTATCAAGCTTGATGTCATTCTTGCAGTATTAAGTGCACTTGTAGCCCTCTATATCCTTTTTTTCGAGGAAGAGCTCCATCTAGAGAGATCCTCTATACCGATACTTAGAGATTATCTATTTGCCGGGCTGGCAATGATTTTGCTCCTTTACGGAACATATAGAGTAGTTGGCTGGTTTATTCCTGCTTTGTCCCTTTTATTTGTTTGTTATGCCCTCTTTTTAGGAAGCATTATTCCTGGAACATTTCACTACCGAGGAGTGTTTCTGACACGCCTTTTGTACCGCATGTATCTGACAGATGAAGGGATATTTGGTATTGTCTGTACTGTCTCTTCTACTTATGTTGTCCTCTTTATTCTTTTTGGAGCCTTCTTGCTTAAATCAGGGGCTGGTGATTTCATTATCAAGCTGGCTCAGTCTGTTGCTGGTCATAGGGTTGGGGGTCCGGCAAAGATAGCTGTGATTGCAAGCGGTTTTATGGGCTCTATCTCTGGAAGCGCTGTGGCCAATACGGTAGCTACTGGGTCTTTTACCATTCCTTTGATGAAGAAGGTTGGTTACAAATCGCATTTTGCAGCGGCAGTCGAGGCAGCTGCCTCAACAGGGGGGCAGCTCATGCCGCCTATCATGGGGGCGGGTGCCTTTATAATGGCTCAGTGGACAGGTATCTCTTATCTCAAGATCATTGCTGTAGCTACCATTCCCGCAATACTGTATTTTGCCTCTGTAGGCTTTTTTGTTCATATTGAGGCTCTGAAAGAGGGGATTATGCCGATGCCAAAGGAAACTCTTCCCAGGTTAGGTAATGTCTTAAAAGAGGGGTTTCACTTCACGATTCCTGTAATCCTCCTCCTTTTCCTCCTTGTAAGAGGCTATACTCCGACGTATGCAGCCTGTATTGCAATTGTGGGCATTGTTGTAGTAAGCTGGTTTAAAAAGGAAAACCGTATGGGTATCGAAGATATCCTCGATGCCCTTTATATGGGTGCTAAAAATACCTTATCAACCGCAGCTATCCTAATCTGTACTGGAATCATCATTGGTGTTGTGGCAATCACTGGTGTTGCCATAACCTTCTCTGGTGTGGTTATGGAACTTTCCGGAGGAATTCTATTCCTGGCAATCATACTGGTCATGCTGGCCTCTCTTGTTCTTGGGATGGGTCTTCCGGTTACAGCATCCTACATAATGCTTGCAGTTCTCGCAGGGCCTGCCTTAACCCAGATGGGTATTTCACTTCTTGCAGCTCACATGATTATCTTTTGGTATAGCCAGGATGCCAATGTAACACCACCTGTATGCCTTGCAGCATTCTCCGCAGCAGGTGTGGCTGGCTCAAAACCGATGAAGACAGGCTTTACAGCTTGGAAACTTGCAAAGGGTCTCTATATCATACCATTTCTTTTTGCCTATACCCCCATCCTTTTTGAAGGACCTGTCCTTGAGGTTTTGATTACAGCTCTGGCAGCCTTAATCGGGCTCTTTGGCTTCACAGTCTTTTGGGAGGGATATCTTTTAAGAAAGATGAATATAGGAGAGAGGGCAATTACAGGACTCGCCACCATCTTCCTTTTTTGGCCAGACAATCTCATGAGGGGATTGGGTTTTATTTTTATCCTAATCATATATCTTTTTCATCGGATAGGATTAAAGAAGCAGGCACATGAGGTACCAACTTAAGGGTTTTTTTGAACTTACTTTCTTTATTAAATTGATATCCAACTAAGGGGATTTGGATTACGGATGAGATAATCAAAGCCTCAAATAAAGCCATAGAGGAGTAAAAATGATGAAGCTCAAAGGTGTCATGCCTCCCATTACAACACCTTTTGAAAATGGAGAAGTAGCCCTGAAAAGACTTAAGGAAAATCTTCAAAAATGGAATCAAACGGAGCTCTCAGGGTATCTCGTACTTGGCTCCAATGGCGAGGCTGTTTATTTAAATGAAAAAGAAAAGTTATCTATTGTAGAGGCTTCCAGAGAGACCATTCCATCTTCAAAGGTTATGATTGTTGGTACAGGTTTGGAATCAACTCAGGAGACCATTCGATTTACAAATCAAGTAGCTGAAAGAGGTGCGGATTATGCACTTGTCATTACGCCCTCCTATTTCAAGGGATCAATGAAAACATCGATACTTTATAATCACTTTATTTCTGTTGCAGAATCCTCAAAGATTGAAATTTTGCTCTACAATATGCCACAATTCACGGGGATTAACATGGAGCCTGAGCTTGTAGCTAGGCTTTCTGAGCATCCTAATATCTTAGGTATCAAAGATAGCTTAGGAAACATTAGCCAATTGAGTGAGATTGTACATCTATCTCAAGAGAAGTTTACTGTCTTTGTAGGTTCAGCGCCTGTATTCTTTCCTGCTCTTTGCATTGGTGCCGTGGGAGGAATTTTGGCTGCAGCAAATGTGATTCCTCAGGAGTTTATTCGGATCCAGAATCTCTTTAAAGAGGAGAAATTTGATGAGGCGAGAGAACTACAAAATCTATTAACTCCTTTGGCTAAAGCGGTGACAGTAAAATATGGCATTGGTGGATTGAAGACAGCAATGGATTTGGCAGGTTATTTTGGTGGAGAACCACGCCTCCCCCTAAAAAGACCTGGTCAAGAAGTTGAGGATGAATTAAAACAGTTGTTGTACCGACTAAAAAATCAGATTGTTATCTGATCTTCAAATATCATTCATAATCAAAAAATAATCAGTTCTAATTTTTATGCTGTCTCTGATTATTTCACTTAAGAGCGTAAAATAAGAAGAAATCTGTTCTTTCATCTAGTGTCATAAGGGATTTGTAGTTATAAAGAGGTGTCTCTAATACTACATTAAAAACTTGGGTTCTCCTTCAACCACAAAATTCCCTTGCTCAAGAGCTTTTATCATTTTTTTGACATTGGTTTTCTGATCATCAAACACGACCGTGGCAGTATGTTCGATGTAGTTTGTTTCGACATTCAATACACCGTTAACACTTTTGAGGATAGAACCTACCCTCGCTGCAGTGCCAGGTCAGACGCATCCTGGGACCGTTAGCTTAACTGTTTTTTCAGCCGCTAAAACGGTTTGAAAAGATATAGAAAGAAGAAGTAAAATTCCAAGCAGGATAATTCCGAAAGATTTTATATTTTTCATTTGACTTACCTCATGAGGATATTTTTTAACTCAAGTAATTCCTTGAATATAAATATACGTTGTACTAACGTCCCAAGCTTTTTCTCTTTATACTTTTTACTAAAGAAATCCATTGAAAAGTTTATTCTTCTTTATTATATTAAGACAAATAATATATAAGAACAATTCTTATCTGTCAAAAATATTCTTTTGTTTCAGTTACGAATCATTTCTGGATTTTAGTTTTAACAGATAATTTGTAAGTTTAATTCTAAACGTATAAATAGAGAGAGAAAGAGTATGTCTTTACAAGATCAACTCAATTCATTAAAGGCAACCATTGAATCAAAAGTTTCAAAAGATGCTTTAGCTATTATGCATAAGGCAACAGAAGAGCTTCGAGATTCTGGTATTATGGAAAAGACGCTTAAG includes the following:
- a CDS encoding TRAP transporter permease, with amino-acid sequence MNKKNPVSKTPISSKKFDEDIEEEIGEVKSAFRTLSGGWKTTAYIIAVAMSLFNIWVNTFGVMPGIYRNAVHLGFVLILIFFLSPISKKHPQRFIKLDVILAVLSALVALYILFFEEELHLERSSIPILRDYLFAGLAMILLLYGTYRVVGWFIPALSLLFVCYALFLGSIIPGTFHYRGVFLTRLLYRMYLTDEGIFGIVCTVSSTYVVLFILFGAFLLKSGAGDFIIKLAQSVAGHRVGGPAKIAVIASGFMGSISGSAVANTVATGSFTIPLMKKVGYKSHFAAAVEAAASTGGQLMPPIMGAGAFIMAQWTGISYLKIIAVATIPAILYFASVGFFVHIEALKEGIMPMPKETLPRLGNVLKEGFHFTIPVILLLFLLVRGYTPTYAACIAIVGIVVVSWFKKENRMGIEDILDALYMGAKNTLSTAAILICTGIIIGVVAITGVAITFSGVVMELSGGILFLAIILVMLASLVLGMGLPVTASYIMLAVLAGPALTQMGISLLAAHMIIFWYSQDANVTPPVCLAAFSAAGVAGSKPMKTGFTAWKLAKGLYIIPFLFAYTPILFEGPVLEVLITALAALIGLFGFTVFWEGYLLRKMNIGERAITGLATIFLFWPDNLMRGLGFIFILIIYLFHRIGLKKQAHEVPT
- a CDS encoding dihydrodipicolinate synthase family protein, translated to MMKLKGVMPPITTPFENGEVALKRLKENLQKWNQTELSGYLVLGSNGEAVYLNEKEKLSIVEASRETIPSSKVMIVGTGLESTQETIRFTNQVAERGADYALVITPSYFKGSMKTSILYNHFISVAESSKIEILLYNMPQFTGINMEPELVARLSEHPNILGIKDSLGNISQLSEIVHLSQEKFTVFVGSAPVFFPALCIGAVGGILAAANVIPQEFIRIQNLFKEEKFDEARELQNLLTPLAKAVTVKYGIGGLKTAMDLAGYFGGEPRLPLKRPGQEVEDELKQLLYRLKNQIVI